Proteins encoded by one window of Dreissena polymorpha isolate Duluth1 chromosome 11, UMN_Dpol_1.0, whole genome shotgun sequence:
- the LOC127850665 gene encoding uncharacterized protein LOC127850665 produces the protein MACFGIFIISLMTSLVTCQMVHQQTTADLQQCVANLACSFDYKSEFQAKLDNATRHLELELELLRHQTGSLVAPLQNEIRQLQANQSNEITYANQVLGRVLAEQAYDREYLRNITQGLYILNNDFHRENLIRYQDVHRLVLELNEARSNISTLGALVEALITASANSTLIAQIAAIQGGVSGGAHTGVVCTAKDSEILELRSNLTYFMNAYASEQKLIEMIRNRETMLQSEVERLQSNLSQALSVNHIKDNLIINLQNQLKAALANAPASLPAPGTCVSALGMQSGAIPNSALSASAYQPGYGPEKSRLNDSTGWFTPERATSQDFLQIDTGSQHYITKVATQGGICCDVMVTNYTLSYSNDGVHWKEYTKDCVKQFLTGNSDQSTVVEHTLDTPIIARYIRFHVVDYRKTGASNYVGMRVELYGCAKN, from the exons ATGGCTTGTTTTGGAATATTTATAATCTCACTGATGACGTCATTGGTTACGTGCCAGATGGTTCATCAGCAGACGACAGCCGATCTTCAGCAGTGTGTCGCCAATCTGGCATGCAGCTTCGACTATAAGTCTGAATTTCAAGCGAAACTTGACAACGCCACTCGCCACTTGGAACTGGAACTCGAATTATTACGTCATCAAACCGGAAGTCTTGTGGCGCCGCTTCAGAACGAGATTCGCCAACTTCAGGCGAACCAGAGTAATGAAATCACTTACGCAAACCAGGTACTCGGGCGCGTGCTCGCCGAGCAGGCATATGACAG AGAGTACCTGAGAAACATCACACAGGGCCTCTACATCCTCAACAACGACTTTCACCGGGAGAACCTGATCCGCTACCAGGACGTACACCGCCTCGTGCTCGAGCTCAACGAGGCTCGCAGCAACATCTCCACGTTGGGAGCGCTTGTCGAGGCGCTCATTACCGCGAGCGCCAACTCGACCCTGATCGCACAGATCGCGGCCATACAGGGCGGCGTCTCTGGCGGAGCGCACACCGGCGTCGTCTGCACAG CAAAGGACAGTGAGATTCTGGAGTTGCGTAGCAACCTGACGTACTTCATGAATGCGTACGCGTCCGAGCAGAAACTGATCGAGATGATCCGAAACCGGGAGACCATGCTACAGTCAGAG GTGGAGAGGCTGCAGTCGAACCTGAGTCAGGCGCTCAGCGTTAACCACATCAAGGACAACCTGATTATCAACCTCCAGAACCAACTCAAGGCTGCTCTAGCCAACGCCCCTGCCTCCCTGCCCGCACCTGGCAC GTGCGTATCCGCACTCGGGATGCAGAGCGGTGCAATCCCCAACTCAGCCCTGTCGGCAAGTGCCTACCAGCCGGGGTATGGACCAGAAAAGTCCCGCTTGAACGACAGCACCGGCTGGTTCACACCGGAACGGGCAACCAGTCAGGATTTCCTGCAGATCGACACTGGGTCCCAGCACTATATCACTAAAGTGGCCACTCAG GGCGGTATTTGCTGTGATGTCATGGTGACCAATTACACACTCTCGTACTCCAACGATGGCGTGCACTGGAAAGAGTACACGAAAGATTGCGTGAAACAG TTTCTGACCGGCAACTCGGACCAATCCACGGTGGTAGAGCACACTCTTGACACACCAATCATAGCGCGGTACATTCGCTTCCACGTCGTTGACTACCGGAAGACGGGCGCCTCGAATTACGTTGGCATGCGCGTGGAACTGTACGGATGTGCGAAAAACTAG